The DNA window CTGGTGCGGTAGTAATTCACCAGCATGAAGTTGTGGTACTCCATCACCTCGGCGAGCTTTGCCGCGAAACCCTGCCAGTAATAGAGGTCGCCCAGCCGCACACCGCGGCGGGCAGCCTTGTCTTCGTAGGCCGGGCCGATGCCGCGACCGGTGGTGCCGATCTTCAGCGCACCCCGGGCTTTTTCCCGGGCCAGATCCAGTTCCACGTGATAGGGCAGAATCAGCGGACAGGCGGGGGAGATGAACAGCCGCTCCCGCACGGGCACGCCGCCGGCTTCAAGGCGCTCCACCTCCTGCATCAGGGCATTGGGCTCGAGCACCACGCCGTTACCGATGAAACACTGCACGTTGGGGCGCAGAATGCCGGACGGAATCAGGTGCAGGACCGTTTTTCTGCCCTCGATCACCAGGGTGTGGCCCGCATTGTGGCCGCCCTGAAAGCGCACAACCGCATCCACCCGATCCGTCAGCAGATCGACGATTTTACCTTTGCCTTCGTCGCCCCACTGGGTGCCGATGACTACTACATTCCGTCCCATTCATTCCGTCCGTTGCTGCCGGTCCTCTCACGGACCAGGCACTGATTCTTCGGTACACGTCTGTCTTTCAGACAGGTCAGTCTTTCAGACAGGTCAGTCTTTCAGACGGGTCTGTCTCTCAGGACTTCATTGCGCGCAGATTCTCAACGACCCAGTCTGCTTTCTGCGCCACCAGCGACCTGTCACAGCGCGGCGGCGGAGCATCATCTCCGCTGAGCGCCATCACCACAACCTCACCGGCCTCGCGCAATGCGGCTACAGCAGCCGATCGCCGGGTGGCGGCCTCCGCAGTCAGCCCTTCCGACCAGGGCACCCAGATGGCAGGGGACCCCTGCCCATTGATCACCAGTTCTTTCAGGCCGATATCGAAACCGGTGGCCGGACGGGAGCGACCAAAGCCTGCACCGATTCCGTCATACCTGCCACCCCTGGCGAGCGCCCTGCCCTGGTCCGCCTGATAGGCCGAGAACACGGGGCCGTTGTGATAGCCGTAGCCCACCAGTTCCGCCAGATCGAAGCGCAGGCGCAGTCCGGGAGTCTGCGTCTTCAGCAGATCAGCCAGCCGGCTGAGCTCATCGATCGCGGTCAGCGCGGCCGGCACCGCAGCCAGGCTGACTCTCGCTCTCTCGAGCACCTCGCCCTCGCCCATCAGATCCGGGAGCTCGCAGAGCATGCGACGGGCTTCGGGATCCTCGACCAGCGCTGCAATATCCGTTTCAGCCTTACCCTGCACAGCGGTGAAAAGTTCTGCTTCGGGCCCGGGTGCCAGCGCCAGCCTGGCGATGAGAGCGTGATAAATGCCCATGTGCCCCACCACCAGTATCGGATCTGACACCCCGACCCTGGACAGCACTTCCAGCATCAGCGCGATGACTTCCGCATCTGCATTCAGCGTCGGCGCTCCGAACAGTTCTGCACCCGCCTTCACCGGTACACGGCTTTCCAGCGGGGACAGAGGGTTGGCCAGAATCACGTTCCCTGCATAGCAGAGCCGCTGCACGCCGTCGACCGGCAGGCTGTGCGCATCCACCCGAACCGCCTGAGCGGTCAGATCTGCGCGCACGCCGAGCAGGCGGCCACTGCGCTGATCGACCACCTTCAGAGTCTGCAGATCCATGTCCGCATCCGCGCCGACCAGCAGCGCATCGAGATAGTCGACCATGGGGGGCTCGATGTATTCGTAACCCCAGGTCTGGAAAACGTCCAGCACCTGGCGCCGCAGCAGCTCGAGCGACCAGGCGGCAGGCGGAAGCAGTTCGTCCATGCCCGCAGGCAGACGCCAGTTTCGATTCATGATCAATCCAGCCGGATCGGAAAGAGCAGCAGCGTGCCTGTGGTCAGCGCTGGTTGTCGGACTTCAGATGCTTGAAGAACTGGCCGCTCGGATCGAGCACCAGCAGGTCACTCTTATCCTGGAAGATGTTCATGTAGGCGTTGATGCTCCGGTAGAAGGAGTAGAACTCCGGATCCTGACCGAAAGCGGCCGCATACTCAGCGGCGGATTTCGCGTCACCATCACCGCGCAGTTCTTCGGCACGTTTGTAAGCGTTAGCCTCGATAACCACCGTCTGACGCTCCGCGTCGGCGCGGATACCCAGCGCCAGTTCGCGCCCCTGAGCCCGGTACTGACGGGCTTCGATGTGACGCTCTGAGTTCATCCGTTCGTAAACGGAAGACGACACGTCCGGTGGCAGATCAATGCGCTTCACCCGCACGTCGATGACTTCCATTCCTGCCGTGGTCTGCATCACTTCATTGAGTTCCGCTGTGAGTTCCATCATGAGCTGATCGCGCTCACCGGATACCACTTCATGCATGTTGCGCCGGCTGATC is part of the Pseudomonadales bacterium genome and encodes:
- a CDS encoding ATP phosphoribosyltransferase regulatory subunit, which gives rise to MNRNWRLPAGMDELLPPAAWSLELLRRQVLDVFQTWGYEYIEPPMVDYLDALLVGADADMDLQTLKVVDQRSGRLLGVRADLTAQAVRVDAHSLPVDGVQRLCYAGNVILANPLSPLESRVPVKAGAELFGAPTLNADAEVIALMLEVLSRVGVSDPILVVGHMGIYHALIARLALAPGPEAELFTAVQGKAETDIAALVEDPEARRMLCELPDLMGEGEVLERARVSLAAVPAALTAIDELSRLADLLKTQTPGLRLRFDLAELVGYGYHNGPVFSAYQADQGRALARGGRYDGIGAGFGRSRPATGFDIGLKELVINGQGSPAIWVPWSEGLTAEAATRRSAAVAALREAGEVVVMALSGDDAPPPRCDRSLVAQKADWVVENLRAMKS
- a CDS encoding protease modulator HflC: MSLRNLILIFIAVAAIFLAMDSVYTVHQAERAILLRFGAVVEADVPPGLHFKLPIAEEVKKADGRVLTLDATPQTYLTLEKKPLIVDSFAKFRIASVSTFYTATNFDEQRGERILMERVTEGLRNQISRRNMHEVVSGERDQLMMELTAELNEVMQTTAGMEVIDVRVKRIDLPPDVSSSVYERMNSERHIEARQYRAQGRELALGIRADAERQTVVIEANAYKRAEELRGDGDAKSAAEYAAAFGQDPEFYSFYRSINAYMNIFQDKSDLLVLDPSGQFFKHLKSDNQR